TCCGCCAGGGGGAAGGTAAGTGGCTGCTGCGGCAGGTGCTGTACCGCTACGTCCCGCAAGAACTCATCGATCGCCCCAAGATGGGCTTCGGCGTGCCCATCGACCACTGGCTGCGCGGCCCCCTGCGCGACTGGGCCGAGACCCTGCTGGATGAGCGCCGCCTGCGGGAGGAGGGCTTTTTCGACCCTGCCCCCATCCGCCGCAAGTGGTCCGAACACTTGTCCGGACGTCACAACTGGCATTACTACCTCTGGGACGTGCTGATGTTCCAGGCCTGGCAAGAGACCGTAAGGTCTTGATCCCGTGGTGGGCAACTCACCCTGGATGCTTACTTGCCAATGGAGACTGAGGCGGCTAGGATGCCTGCGTTCAATGATTGAACGCAGGCATTATGTTTAGCGACGATCCCATCCAAATTTACTAGCAAACTCACGTAATCAGGCGGTCATGACGTCGTTCAATACGCCCTATTGGTGACGTCCGGACCCTTATCATTTGTAGTTCGGTTTGATATGAGGACGCATTGTTGAAGGCGGTGATTCTTGCGGGAGGCTTGGGGACGCGGATCTCCGAAGAAACGCACCTGAGACCCAAGCCCATGATCGAGATCGGCGGCAAGCCGATCCTGTGGCACATCATGAAGCTCTACTCAGCCCACGGCGTGAACGAGTTCGTGATCTGCTGCGGCTATAAGGGCTACATGATCAAGGAGTATTTCGCCAACTACTTCCTGCACATGTCGGACGTCACCTTCGACATGGCGGCGAACCGGATGGAAGTCCACGAACGCTATGCCGAGCCCTGGAAGGTGACTTTGGTGGATACCGGTGAGGAGACCCTTACCGGCGGTCGCCTGAAGTGTGTCGCTCCCTACCTGCGCGACGAAGAGGCGTTCTGTTTTACCTACGGTGATGGACTGGCCGACGTCGATATCGCCACGGAAATCGCCTTCCACCGCAGCCACGGCAAACTGGCGACGGTACTGGCCGTGCAGCCACCTG
The window above is part of the Gammaproteobacteria bacterium genome. Proteins encoded here:
- the rfbF gene encoding glucose-1-phosphate cytidylyltransferase, which produces MKAVILAGGLGTRISEETHLRPKPMIEIGGKPILWHIMKLYSAHGVNEFVICCGYKGYMIKEYFANYFLHMSDVTFDMAANRMEVHERYAEPWKVTLVDTGEETLTGGRLKCVAPYLRDEEAFCFTYGDGLADVDIATEIAFHRSHGKLATVLAVQPPGRYGALQLHSSSVTGFSEKPRGDGGLINGGFFVLSPACIDLIDDDQTSWEGKPLTALAERGQLMAFEHRGFWQPMDTLRDKNHLEELWLGGTAPWKIW